From the genome of Streptomyces sp. V1I1, one region includes:
- a CDS encoding cytochrome P450, translated as MPFADWRRLMSGLDIAFMTSVRPFDGASLNWYKDLGHMVDRLNSPERTGLLAALAALREDAESAHLTDEMLATVAVSLFGAGAVSTSAFLVLAVLALLQRPELIGYLRDHPERMGPAVDELLRWNLSIGDGLPRLALADVRLGEVLVRKGELVLVLVEGANFDPEVFENPERLDLERAHNPHLSFGGGRHFCPASGLGRLHAETALAAIVERLPRLRLAVPDEQLVWRTGFIKRLPERLPVLW; from the coding sequence GTGCCGTTCGCCGACTGGCGGCGGCTGATGTCGGGGCTCGACATCGCCTTCATGACCAGCGTCCGGCCTTTCGACGGGGCGAGCCTCAACTGGTACAAGGACCTCGGCCATATGGTCGACCGGCTCAACTCCCCCGAGCGCACCGGTCTACTGGCCGCGCTGGCGGCGCTGCGCGAGGACGCGGAATCCGCGCATCTTACGGACGAGATGCTGGCGACCGTCGCCGTGTCGCTGTTCGGCGCGGGCGCGGTCTCCACCTCCGCCTTCCTGGTCCTGGCCGTGCTGGCGCTGCTCCAGCGCCCCGAGCTGATCGGGTACCTGCGGGACCACCCGGAGCGCATGGGGCCCGCCGTCGACGAGCTGCTGCGCTGGAATCTCTCGATCGGCGACGGACTGCCGCGGCTCGCCCTCGCCGATGTCCGGCTCGGTGAAGTCCTCGTCCGCAAGGGCGAGTTGGTGCTGGTCCTGGTGGAGGGGGCGAACTTCGACCCGGAGGTCTTCGAGAACCCCGAGCGCCTCGACCTGGAGCGGGCGCACAATCCGCATCTCTCGTTCGGGGGCGGCCGCCACTTCTGTCCGGCGTCCGGCCTGGGGCGGCTGCACGCCGAGACCGCGCTGGCGGCGATCGTGGAGCGGCTGCCGCGGCTGCGGCTCGCCGTACCGGATGAGCAGTTGGTGTGGCGTACGGGCTTCATCAAACGGCTGCCGGAGCGGCTGCCGGTGCTGTGGTGA
- a CDS encoding polysaccharide deacetylase family protein: protein MSSIDRRSALRAGVGAAAATGCTDGGPAPAPPVASARPSRGPRPAPAPRRSPGQPAEIAHGPRDRDRVALTFHGQGGPDIAKAVLAEAERAGARITVLVVGDWLDQHPELARRILDGSHDLGNHTQRHLGISSMSETEAYAEITDCAERLRRLTGSIGSWFRPSRTQYATPLVAGLAHRAGYPHVLSYDVDSLDFTSPGATAVTRNVTRQIQRGSVVSLHFGYADTVAALPGLLDDLDRRGLRAVTTTELLT, encoded by the coding sequence GTGAGCTCGATCGACCGCCGCAGCGCACTGCGCGCAGGGGTGGGGGCCGCCGCCGCCACAGGCTGCACCGACGGCGGTCCCGCCCCGGCGCCGCCCGTCGCGTCTGCCCGGCCGTCCCGCGGTCCCCGTCCCGCACCTGCCCCGCGCCGTTCCCCCGGGCAGCCCGCCGAGATCGCGCACGGCCCACGCGACCGCGACAGGGTGGCCCTCACCTTCCACGGCCAGGGCGGCCCGGACATCGCCAAGGCCGTGCTCGCCGAGGCCGAGCGGGCCGGCGCCCGCATCACCGTGCTCGTCGTCGGCGACTGGCTCGACCAGCACCCCGAGCTTGCCCGCCGGATCCTCGACGGCAGCCACGACCTCGGCAACCACACCCAGCGCCATCTGGGCATCTCATCGATGTCCGAGACCGAGGCGTACGCCGAGATCACCGACTGCGCCGAGCGGCTGCGCCGGCTCACCGGTTCCATCGGCAGCTGGTTCCGCCCCTCCCGTACGCAGTACGCGACCCCCCTCGTCGCCGGACTGGCCCACCGGGCCGGCTACCCGCACGTCCTCTCGTACGACGTCGACTCCCTCGACTTCACCTCGCCCGGCGCCACGGCCGTCACCCGCAACGTCACCCGGCAGATCCAGCGCGGATCCGTGGTGAGCCTGCACTTCGGCTATGCGGACACCGTCGCCGCACTACCCGGCCTCCTCGACGACCTCGACCGCCGCGGACTGCGCGCGGTGACGACCACGGAGCTGCTGACCTGA
- a CDS encoding YncE family protein, protein MHPLIPLTKRTTALLAGALFALFALFVGCSSHGDEERRTKSAALPARPKAVAPAGLPGMPPVLDPDDIYSADRPGRLSPVVRGFPSRVYVPNTSSNTVSVIDPTTYKVIGTIPVGVQPQHVVPSWDMKTLWVNNNRGHTLTPIDPATGIAGQAVEVHDPYNLYFTPNGKYAIVMASLDRELVFRDPHTMKKVKSTPVSCYGVNHADFSADGRYFVVSCEFSGQLLKVDTEKMEVIGRLKLPFQGAMPQDVKLSPDGKTFYIADMMAHGIWVLDGDSFLTPGLLPTGKGCHGLYISRDSKEMYIPNRGEGSISIFDFKQNRLTKKWWLPDGGSPDMGGVSADGKVLWLSGRYDSEVYAIDTTTGKQLARIAVGGGPHGLAVYPQPGRYSLGHTGVFR, encoded by the coding sequence ATGCACCCGCTCATTCCGCTCACCAAGAGAACCACCGCGCTCCTCGCCGGCGCGCTGTTCGCCCTGTTCGCCCTGTTCGTGGGCTGCAGCTCACACGGCGACGAGGAGCGCCGCACCAAGTCCGCCGCGCTGCCCGCCAGGCCCAAGGCCGTTGCCCCGGCCGGACTGCCCGGCATGCCGCCGGTGCTCGACCCGGACGACATCTACTCCGCGGACCGGCCGGGCAGGCTCTCGCCGGTGGTCAGGGGCTTCCCGTCCCGGGTGTACGTCCCCAACACCAGCTCCAACACCGTCTCGGTCATCGACCCCACCACGTACAAGGTCATCGGGACGATCCCGGTCGGCGTCCAGCCGCAGCACGTCGTCCCGTCCTGGGACATGAAGACGCTCTGGGTCAACAACAACCGTGGCCACACGCTCACCCCGATCGACCCGGCCACCGGCATCGCGGGCCAGGCGGTGGAGGTGCACGACCCCTACAACCTCTACTTCACGCCCAACGGCAAGTACGCCATCGTGATGGCCTCCCTGGACCGCGAACTCGTCTTCCGTGACCCGCACACCATGAAGAAGGTCAAGTCGACCCCGGTCTCCTGCTACGGCGTCAACCACGCGGACTTCTCCGCCGACGGCAGGTACTTCGTCGTCTCCTGCGAGTTCTCCGGCCAGCTGCTGAAGGTCGACACGGAGAAGATGGAGGTCATCGGCCGGCTGAAGCTGCCCTTCCAGGGCGCGATGCCGCAGGACGTGAAGCTCTCCCCGGACGGCAAGACCTTCTACATCGCCGACATGATGGCGCACGGCATCTGGGTGCTCGACGGCGACAGCTTCCTGACGCCCGGGCTGCTGCCCACCGGGAAGGGCTGCCACGGCCTCTACATCAGCCGTGACTCCAAGGAGATGTACATCCCCAACCGGGGCGAGGGCTCCATCTCGATCTTCGACTTCAAGCAGAACAGGCTCACCAAGAAGTGGTGGCTGCCGGACGGCGGCAGCCCCGACATGGGCGGTGTCTCGGCGGACGGCAAGGTGCTGTGGCTGTCCGGGCGTTACGACTCCGAGGTGTACGCGATCGACACCACCACCGGCAAGCAGCTGGCCCGTATCGCGGTGGGCGGCGGCCCGCACGGACTCGCGGTCTACCCGCAGCCCGGCCGCTACTCGCTCGGCCACACGGGTGTCTTCCGCTAG
- a CDS encoding tRNA-dependent cyclodipeptide synthase has protein sequence MTITTDSFSVRPFTRNCHIIWDEGDHVLIEVSPGNSYFSARRITELTRWAAPRSTAVDIVYADLHVAAVFASLGHAPEQAARRAAKELKAVRRRIVGGVAAAGPPGRRIGVRALSEFSDDRVYALLHRRVQHFLATDDEFRKSCDLMVQQFLAPKLAAGESISPEQRSACLDYIAAELPFFLDTPGILGVPSSVSCYNALMPLTELLFSKGGGLRVARNQAYAVVRPEAPEAPERSARTMTPNPEQLDFPLSRRGDVLPAECSWLREKQPVARVRTLTGDSAWLVSSYALAKQILDDERFSLKDTAAPGVPRQYALTIPPEVVNNMGNISSTGLRGAVMKALSPRADGLQEWLRAKADELVDGLLAEGPRSTSGRGSQTRSRLPCTAR, from the coding sequence GTGACGATCACAACCGACTCCTTCTCGGTCCGGCCCTTCACCCGTAACTGTCACATCATTTGGGACGAGGGCGACCATGTCCTGATCGAGGTTTCCCCGGGGAACAGCTATTTCTCCGCCCGCCGGATCACGGAACTCACACGCTGGGCGGCCCCGCGTTCCACCGCGGTGGACATCGTCTACGCCGATCTGCATGTGGCAGCCGTCTTCGCTTCATTGGGCCACGCTCCCGAACAAGCCGCCCGGCGCGCGGCCAAGGAGCTCAAGGCGGTACGCAGGCGAATTGTCGGCGGAGTGGCGGCGGCCGGGCCGCCGGGCCGCCGGATCGGTGTGCGGGCGCTGTCGGAGTTCTCCGACGATCGGGTCTACGCGCTGCTGCACCGGCGGGTCCAGCACTTCCTCGCCACCGACGATGAATTCCGCAAGAGCTGCGACCTCATGGTTCAGCAGTTCCTGGCGCCCAAACTGGCAGCCGGTGAATCCATCTCCCCCGAGCAGCGGTCCGCCTGTCTCGACTACATAGCCGCCGAACTCCCCTTCTTCCTCGACACTCCGGGGATTCTCGGCGTCCCTTCCTCCGTCTCCTGCTATAACGCGCTGATGCCGCTGACGGAACTTCTCTTCTCGAAGGGCGGCGGGCTACGAGTCGCCCGCAATCAGGCCTATGCCGTCGTACGGCCCGAAGCACCCGAAGCACCCGAAAGGAGCGCGCGGACCATGACCCCCAATCCCGAGCAGCTTGATTTCCCGCTCTCCCGGCGCGGTGATGTGCTCCCCGCCGAGTGCTCCTGGCTGCGCGAGAAACAGCCGGTGGCCAGGGTGCGTACGCTCACCGGCGACAGCGCCTGGCTGGTGAGCAGTTACGCGCTGGCCAAGCAAATTCTGGATGACGAGCGGTTCAGCCTCAAGGACACGGCCGCTCCCGGAGTGCCCCGGCAGTACGCGCTGACGATCCCGCCCGAGGTCGTCAACAACATGGGGAACATCAGCAGCACGGGGCTGCGCGGCGCGGTGATGAAGGCGCTCAGCCCACGGGCCGACGGCCTGCAGGAGTGGCTGCGCGCCAAGGCCGACGAACTCGTCGACGGCCTGCTGGCCGAGGGACCCCGGTCGACTTCCGGGCGGGGTTCGCAGACCCGTTCTCGGCTGCCCTGCACTGCAAGGTGA
- a CDS encoding ATP-binding protein: protein MAGLEGVEQPRQRGNAAAARWLPAVEDEQALRALELFGDPTDEEIKLPSRPESAATARRLTQCVVLRQWALSPQTAEHAVLLVSELVGNAVRHTGARVFGLRMLRRRGWIRIEVRDPSRGLPCLMPVQEMDISGRGLFLVDKLSDRWGVDLLPRGKTTWFEMRVSDR from the coding sequence ATGGCGGGCCTCGAAGGTGTGGAACAGCCGCGGCAGCGCGGCAACGCGGCCGCGGCGCGGTGGTTGCCTGCCGTCGAGGACGAACAGGCGCTCAGGGCACTGGAGTTGTTCGGCGATCCCACGGACGAGGAAATAAAGCTCCCCTCCCGCCCCGAGTCCGCCGCCACCGCGCGCCGGCTGACCCAGTGCGTGGTGCTGCGCCAGTGGGCACTCTCCCCGCAGACCGCCGAGCACGCGGTGTTACTGGTCTCGGAGCTCGTCGGCAACGCCGTACGGCACACCGGGGCACGGGTCTTCGGGCTGCGGATGCTGCGCCGCCGCGGCTGGATCAGGATCGAGGTCCGCGATCCCTCGCGGGGTCTGCCCTGTCTGATGCCGGTCCAGGAGATGGACATCAGCGGCCGTGGGCTCTTCCTCGTCGACAAACTCTCCGACCGGTGGGGCGTGGATCTGCTGCCGCGCGGCAAGACCACGTGGTTCGAGATGCGGGTCTCAGACCGCTGA